One window of Flavobacteriales bacterium genomic DNA carries:
- a CDS encoding choice-of-anchor L domain-containing protein, whose translation MNIRAAFFAALSLSFGLVQAQLNVSSSMTPTQLVQNVLLGGGVSVSNITYNGVAVGTAQDGSGSFTTVSSNLGLDAGIILSSGLASSIAAPASDFSSDDNGTGSDPDLLSIISALNPTFPESNDRAVLEFDFIPTGDSVKFNYVFGSEEYSSFNCSPQYNDVFGFFISGPGITGPFTNNAMNIAVVPGTTLPVSIANIHGDQNASCAPANAQYYVDNQSGTTVVYNGFTTILQARAQVQCGQSYHIKLAICDAGDSGFDSGVFLEAGSFTSTGQIVPSLTTGNVIIGVNDTTMFEGCGIIPFNFFRMGDTTNVDTVDVVIGGTATSGVDYYPPIPTQLIYQPGDTVITIPLTVPYDADGIETLTINITQNIVCSGTQVVNNYVFYIDQYPPLQVVTNDVNGACGQSYDIGPVVSAGAGEYHYLWNTGEITPTINVSVETTTTFYVTVTDTCSVLPVQDSITVFIPAYAPIVVTASPDTAIPCLGNADISVVNTVGGNGAYNYAWTQNGTLAGIGTTLNVPASDPIWYVVTAIDGCLHLASDSVLVSTAPLPDIQILSWDSTVFCTGDSVLLFPRDVTGGNGVYSFSWANDTGAVLSTADTLLVGVPANASYTLSVHDQCGYVADSLFTTFIPHYAPFLVDLTPDSTICAGDSITLWANITGGSGVHTIDWEGWGWSDPQLKYTGDQDATFTVDVFDRCGEFISAVTNVTVQHPTAQILISNLGQDDWLFQASTYPYFVPVMIWDLGDGTHVKATSVTHSYTDLEDHWVTLHTVSEEGCKAVDSLLIKPPGTLFFPNAFTPDGDGINDVFFPVYSSVSEFQMTIFDRWGHVVFETEDINTPWDGKVNGGTDATTGVYVYKYRAKGHYYEANEKYGYVTLVRGTNGR comes from the coding sequence ATGAACATACGTGCCGCCTTTTTCGCCGCCCTATCACTGTCCTTCGGTCTAGTGCAGGCCCAATTGAACGTGAGTTCCAGCATGACCCCGACGCAGCTGGTCCAGAATGTCCTGCTGGGGGGAGGTGTGTCCGTGAGCAACATCACCTACAACGGGGTCGCGGTAGGCACCGCGCAGGACGGTAGTGGCTCCTTCACCACGGTAAGTTCCAATCTGGGCCTTGATGCCGGGATCATCCTGTCGTCCGGTCTCGCCAGCAGCATAGCCGCGCCCGCCAGCGACTTTTCCAGCGACGACAACGGCACGGGGTCCGATCCCGACCTGTTGTCCATCATTTCCGCGCTCAACCCCACCTTCCCGGAGAGCAACGACCGCGCCGTGTTGGAGTTCGACTTCATCCCCACCGGCGATTCGGTGAAATTCAACTACGTGTTCGGATCGGAGGAGTATTCCTCCTTCAACTGCTCGCCCCAGTACAACGATGTGTTCGGGTTCTTCATCAGCGGTCCCGGAATTACCGGGCCCTTTACCAACAATGCCATGAATATCGCGGTGGTGCCGGGAACGACACTTCCCGTCAGCATCGCGAACATCCATGGGGACCAGAATGCAAGCTGCGCTCCGGCCAATGCCCAATACTATGTGGACAACCAGAGCGGTACCACGGTGGTTTATAATGGTTTTACCACGATCCTGCAGGCACGGGCGCAGGTGCAATGCGGACAGTCCTACCACATCAAATTGGCTATTTGCGATGCAGGGGATTCGGGTTTCGATTCCGGGGTGTTCCTGGAAGCGGGCAGCTTTACGAGCACCGGTCAGATCGTGCCGTCACTGACCACCGGCAATGTAATTATCGGCGTGAACGATACCACCATGTTCGAGGGCTGCGGCATCATTCCCTTCAATTTCTTCCGGATGGGGGATACCACTAACGTGGACACCGTGGATGTCGTGATCGGCGGTACGGCGACCTCCGGGGTGGACTACTACCCGCCCATCCCCACACAGCTCATCTACCAGCCCGGGGACACGGTGATCACTATTCCGCTTACCGTACCCTATGATGCCGACGGTATCGAGACGCTGACGATCAACATTACCCAGAACATCGTTTGCAGCGGGACCCAAGTGGTCAACAACTACGTTTTCTATATTGATCAATATCCTCCCTTGCAAGTGGTCACCAATGATGTGAACGGCGCTTGTGGCCAATCCTATGACATCGGCCCGGTGGTTTCCGCCGGCGCAGGTGAGTACCACTATCTCTGGAACACCGGGGAGATCACCCCGACGATCAATGTCTCCGTGGAAACCACTACGACCTTTTACGTGACGGTGACCGATACGTGCAGTGTGTTGCCGGTGCAGGACAGCATAACCGTGTTCATTCCGGCGTATGCGCCGATAGTCGTCACTGCTAGCCCGGACACCGCCATACCTTGCCTAGGCAACGCGGATATCAGCGTGGTAAATACCGTCGGTGGCAACGGGGCCTACAACTATGCCTGGACCCAGAACGGCACATTGGCCGGGATCGGGACGACCCTCAACGTCCCTGCCAGCGATCCCATCTGGTATGTGGTCACCGCGATTGACGGCTGCTTGCATTTGGCCTCTGATTCCGTGCTGGTGAGCACTGCACCTTTACCAGATATCCAGATCCTGTCCTGGGACAGCACCGTGTTCTGTACCGGCGATTCGGTTCTGCTGTTCCCACGGGATGTAACCGGCGGCAACGGGGTGTACAGCTTCTCTTGGGCGAATGACACCGGCGCGGTCTTGAGCACGGCGGACACCCTGTTGGTGGGCGTGCCCGCGAATGCCTCATACACCCTGAGCGTGCATGATCAGTGCGGCTATGTAGCGGACAGCTTGTTCACCACCTTCATCCCACACTATGCGCCGTTCTTGGTCGACCTCACCCCGGACAGCACCATTTGTGCCGGGGATTCCATCACCCTGTGGGCCAATATCACCGGCGGATCCGGAGTGCATACCATTGATTGGGAGGGCTGGGGATGGAGCGACCCCCAACTGAAGTACACCGGCGATCAGGACGCCACCTTCACGGTGGACGTGTTCGATCGTTGCGGGGAGTTCATCAGTGCGGTCACCAACGTGACCGTTCAACACCCCACGGCGCAGATCCTGATCTCTAACCTAGGCCAGGACGATTGGCTGTTCCAAGCCTCCACCTACCCGTACTTCGTGCCCGTGATGATCTGGGACCTGGGGGACGGCACCCATGTGAAGGCCACCTCGGTGACCCACAGTTACACCGACCTGGAGGACCACTGGGTCACCCTGCACACGGTGAGCGAGGAAGGGTGCAAAGCGGTGGACAGCCTGCTGATCAAGCCTCCGGGAACGCTCTTCTTCCCAAATGCCTTCACGCCGGACGGTGATGGGATCAATGATGTCTTCTTCCCGGTATACTCCTCGGTAAGCGAATTCCAGATGACCATCTTTGACCGATGGGGCCATGTGGTGTTCGAAACTGAGGACATCAACACACCATGGGACGGAAAGGTCAACGGGGGCACGGATGCGACAACCGGTGTGTACGTGTACAAATACCGGGCAAAGGGCCACTATTACGAAGCCAACGAGAAGTACGGATATGTTACCTTGGTGCGCGGTACCAACGGCAGATGA
- a CDS encoding dipeptidase: protein MASVEEHIETNKDRFLNELLDLLRIPSVSADPKYKADVARCAEKVKTRMEEAGLEKVEVCPTKGHPIVYGEKIIDPAKPTVLVYGHYDVQPPDPLDLWDSPPFEPVVKDGVIYARGSADDKGQFYMHVKAVEAMVKTGNLPCNVKMMIEGEEEVGSSNLGTFVKENKEKLAADVVLISDTSMIANDVPSINTGLRGLAYLEVEVVGPNRDLHSGVYGGAVANPIHVLCEMIASLHDEDQRINIPGFYEAVQELSDAERKELAKAPFDEKEYMNELGVKAVRGEKGYTTAERCTIRPTLDVNGIWGGYIGEGAKTVLASKASAKISMRLVPNQKSAAITKLFSDHFKKIAPPYVTVTVNPHHGGEAAVTPTDSIAYKAASKAMEEAFGKKPIPTRGGGSIPIVALFEEELGLKTILFGFGLDSDNIHSPNEHYGVFNYMKGITTIPKFYRNFAEMSK from the coding sequence ATGGCATCCGTGGAAGAGCATATCGAGACCAACAAGGACCGATTCCTCAATGAACTCCTCGACCTGCTAAGGATACCGAGCGTGAGCGCCGACCCCAAGTACAAGGCCGACGTGGCCCGGTGTGCCGAGAAGGTGAAGACGCGCATGGAGGAGGCCGGGCTGGAGAAAGTGGAGGTCTGCCCCACCAAGGGCCACCCCATCGTCTATGGTGAAAAGATCATCGACCCGGCCAAGCCCACCGTGCTGGTCTACGGCCATTATGATGTGCAACCGCCCGACCCGTTGGACCTGTGGGACAGCCCGCCCTTCGAGCCGGTGGTGAAGGACGGCGTGATCTACGCCCGCGGCAGCGCTGATGACAAGGGCCAGTTCTACATGCACGTGAAGGCGGTGGAGGCCATGGTAAAGACCGGCAACCTGCCCTGCAACGTGAAGATGATGATCGAGGGCGAGGAGGAGGTGGGATCGAGCAACCTCGGCACTTTCGTGAAGGAGAACAAGGAGAAATTGGCCGCGGACGTGGTGTTGATCAGTGACACATCGATGATCGCCAACGACGTGCCCAGCATCAACACGGGCCTGCGTGGACTGGCCTACCTGGAAGTGGAAGTGGTCGGCCCGAACAGGGACCTGCACAGCGGCGTTTACGGCGGCGCGGTGGCCAATCCCATCCATGTGCTCTGCGAAATGATCGCCAGCCTGCACGATGAGGACCAACGCATCAACATTCCGGGTTTTTATGAAGCGGTGCAGGAACTCAGCGACGCTGAGCGGAAGGAACTGGCCAAAGCGCCCTTCGACGAAAAGGAATACATGAATGAACTTGGCGTGAAGGCGGTCCGCGGTGAGAAAGGCTACACCACGGCAGAGCGCTGCACCATACGGCCCACGCTGGACGTGAACGGCATCTGGGGCGGCTACATCGGTGAGGGCGCCAAGACCGTGCTCGCCTCCAAGGCCAGCGCCAAGATCAGTATGCGCTTGGTGCCAAACCAGAAGAGCGCCGCCATCACCAAGCTCTTCAGCGACCATTTCAAGAAGATCGCACCGCCCTACGTCACCGTCACCGTGAACCCCCACCACGGCGGCGAAGCGGCGGTAACGCCCACCGACAGCATCGCTTACAAAGCGGCGAGCAAGGCCATGGAGGAGGCCTTTGGCAAAAAGCCGATCCCCACGCGCGGCGGCGGCAGCATCCCCATCGTGGCGCTCTTCGAGGAGGAACTGGGGCTGAAGACCATCCTCTTCGGCTTCGGCCTGGACAGCGACAACATCCACAGCCCGAACGAGCATTACGGTGTGTTCAACTACATGAAGGGCATTACCACCATTCCGAAGTTCTACCGGAATTTCGCGGAAATGAGCAAGTGA
- a CDS encoding LEA type 2 family protein: MANHLLALLSIALLTGCVRYSEVEIVGVQDVQVTRFDATGLSATVTVEVNNPNNYRISVTDPDVDLYINDVAMGKATLDSMVTLDPASTRTYVLPLHAAFTNGQAGMLPLLMTVALTGSVKLGLKGTAVGKAGMLRKRFPVEVEQRVDFR; encoded by the coding sequence ATGGCAAACCATCTTCTCGCCCTCCTCTCCATAGCTCTCCTCACCGGCTGCGTGCGTTACAGCGAAGTGGAGATCGTAGGCGTTCAGGATGTACAGGTCACCCGCTTTGATGCGACCGGCCTGTCGGCCACCGTCACCGTGGAGGTCAACAACCCGAACAATTACCGCATCTCGGTGACGGACCCCGACGTTGACCTGTACATCAATGATGTCGCCATGGGCAAGGCCACCTTGGACAGCATGGTCACATTGGACCCAGCTAGCACCCGTACCTATGTCCTCCCGCTGCATGCCGCCTTCACCAATGGGCAAGCTGGCATGCTCCCCCTGCTAATGACGGTCGCGCTCACCGGCTCCGTGAAGTTGGGCCTCAAAGGCACGGCCGTTGGCAAGGCAGGAATGCTGCGGAAGCGCTTTCCTGTCGAGGTGGAACAGCGGGTCGACTTTCGCTGA
- a CDS encoding inorganic diphosphatase yields the protein MKFNPWHDVELGADAPDIVNAIIEIPKGSKAKYELDKASGMLRLDRVLYSSVHYPANYGFIPRTLGDDHDPLDIHVLSQIDIEPLCIVRAKVIGVMRMLDNGEGDDKLIAVAADDISVSHITGIADLPEHLGSEIIQFFREYKRLENKTVEVDELQDAGMAKTILRKAIDDYKAAYPQTA from the coding sequence ATGAAATTCAATCCTTGGCACGATGTGGAACTCGGTGCGGACGCGCCGGACATAGTCAACGCTATCATCGAGATCCCGAAAGGCAGCAAGGCGAAATACGAGCTGGACAAGGCCAGCGGCATGCTGCGCCTGGACCGTGTGCTGTACTCCTCCGTCCACTATCCGGCGAACTACGGCTTCATACCGCGCACCTTAGGCGACGACCACGACCCGCTGGACATCCATGTGCTCTCACAGATCGACATCGAGCCTTTGTGCATCGTGCGCGCCAAGGTGATCGGCGTGATGCGCATGCTGGACAACGGTGAAGGCGACGACAAGCTGATCGCCGTGGCGGCGGATGACATCAGCGTGTCGCACATCACGGGCATCGCCGACCTTCCCGAACACCTCGGCTCGGAGATCATCCAGTTCTTCCGCGAGTACAAGCGCTTGGAGAACAAGACCGTGGAGGTGGACGAACTACAGGATGCGGGAATGGCGAAGACGATCCTGCGGAAAGCCATCGACGATTACAAGGCGGCCTATCCGCAAACCGCATGA
- a CDS encoding MFS transporter, translating to MKALTRTVWALSLISLFTDTASEMLYPVMPLYLRQIGFSVVLIGVLEGLAEATAGLSKGYFGKRSDLMGKRAPFVQWGYALSAVSKPMMALFILPMWVFFARTLDRLGKGIRTGARDAMLNDASTPATKGTVFGFHRGMDTLGAAIGPALALVFLHYHPDDYLPLFFIAFIPGVIAVILSLTLRDRAWKPKAISTKGGFLSFLGYWKTAPVAYRKLVIGLLFFALFNSTDMFLILRAKTAGLSDSGTIGVYIFYNLVYALAALPLGMLADRIGLKRIYILGLALFAAVYFGMAHEAGLIWYGALFLLYGLYAAATEGISKAWIVTVVDPSDGATAIGFFAGFQSLCALLASSLTGLVWYAFGAQVAFIATGGMAVLVLVYMAVWVPPALTVRER from the coding sequence ATGAAGGCCCTCACACGCACCGTCTGGGCATTGTCGCTCATCAGCCTGTTCACGGACACGGCCAGCGAGATGCTCTATCCGGTGATGCCGCTTTACCTGCGGCAGATCGGATTCTCCGTGGTCCTCATCGGCGTGCTCGAAGGCTTGGCCGAAGCCACCGCCGGCTTGAGCAAGGGCTATTTCGGGAAGCGCTCCGACCTGATGGGAAAGCGCGCTCCCTTCGTGCAATGGGGCTATGCGCTCAGCGCGGTGAGCAAGCCGATGATGGCGCTCTTTATCCTGCCGATGTGGGTGTTCTTCGCACGGACGTTGGACCGCCTCGGCAAAGGGATCCGCACCGGTGCGCGCGATGCCATGCTGAACGATGCCTCCACACCGGCCACCAAGGGCACGGTATTCGGTTTCCACCGCGGCATGGACACCTTGGGCGCAGCGATCGGACCCGCGCTGGCCTTGGTCTTCCTGCACTATCACCCGGATGATTATCTGCCGCTCTTCTTCATCGCTTTCATCCCGGGCGTGATCGCGGTGATCCTCTCGCTCACCTTGCGCGACCGTGCATGGAAGCCGAAAGCCATTTCCACAAAGGGCGGCTTCCTCTCCTTCCTCGGCTATTGGAAGACCGCGCCAGTTGCCTATCGCAAACTGGTGATCGGCCTGTTGTTTTTCGCGCTCTTCAACAGCACGGACATGTTCCTGATCCTGCGCGCGAAAACCGCCGGGCTCAGTGACAGCGGCACCATCGGCGTGTACATCTTCTACAATCTGGTGTATGCGCTGGCCGCGTTGCCGTTGGGCATGCTGGCGGACCGGATCGGGCTGAAGCGCATTTATATCTTGGGCCTTGCGCTGTTCGCTGCGGTGTATTTCGGCATGGCGCACGAGGCCGGGCTGATCTGGTACGGCGCGCTCTTCCTGCTCTACGGCCTCTACGCTGCGGCTACGGAAGGCATCTCGAAGGCGTGGATCGTCACGGTCGTTGACCCGTCGGACGGTGCCACGGCGATCGGCTTCTTCGCGGGCTTCCAGAGCCTCTGTGCGTTACTTGCAAGCTCGTTGACCGGATTGGTGTGGTATGCGTTCGGTGCGCAGGTCGCGTTCATCGCCACGGGAGGCATGGCAGTGCTGGTGCTGGTGTACATGGCTGTGTGGGTGCCTCCTGCACTCACGGTACGCGAGCGTTGA
- a CDS encoding SulP family inorganic anion transporter, whose amino-acid sequence MRPYIRLFDFQQKVNYRTEVLSGLTVALALIPEAVAFALIAGLSPLTGLYAAFVMGLVTSILGGRPGMISGATGAVAVVIVALAARHGVEYVFAAVVLAGVLQMLAGLFKLGKFIRLVPQPVMYGFVNGLAIVIFMAQLAQFKTMDGAWLGGSSIWVMLGLTALTMGIIWGLPKLTRAVPSSLVAIVTVAALVIGFGIHTRSVGDISSISGAFPPFHIASVPFTWETLMIVLPYAVIVAGVGLIESLLTLNLIDEITGTRGRSNKECVAQGAANMLSGFFSGMGGCAMIGQSLINISSGARARLSGITASVMLLVFVMFGAPLIERLPMAALVGVMFMVAIGTFEWTSLRTFGRMPRHDVFVMVTVAAITVVFHNLAVAVLIGVVISALVFAWENAKRIRARKHVDEHGVKHYAIYGPLFFGSIQAFNEKFDVPNDPDEVVIDFAESRVADMSAIEALNRITERYRSAGKKVHLRHLSDDCKQLLRNAGDVIDVNIVEDPRYKVAVDRLG is encoded by the coding sequence ATGCGCCCCTACATCCGTCTCTTCGACTTCCAGCAGAAGGTGAATTACCGCACCGAGGTGCTTTCCGGCCTCACCGTGGCGCTGGCGTTGATCCCGGAGGCGGTGGCCTTCGCGTTGATCGCCGGCCTCTCGCCGCTCACCGGCCTGTACGCAGCCTTCGTGATGGGCCTGGTCACCAGCATCCTGGGTGGCAGGCCCGGCATGATCTCCGGGGCCACCGGCGCAGTGGCCGTTGTGATCGTGGCATTGGCGGCGAGGCATGGCGTGGAATACGTCTTCGCCGCCGTGGTGCTGGCGGGCGTACTGCAGATGCTCGCGGGACTGTTCAAGCTCGGAAAATTCATCCGGCTGGTACCGCAACCGGTGATGTACGGCTTTGTGAACGGCTTGGCGATCGTGATCTTCATGGCGCAACTCGCACAGTTCAAGACCATGGACGGTGCTTGGCTCGGCGGCTCCTCGATATGGGTAATGCTCGGACTTACCGCGCTCACCATGGGCATCATCTGGGGCCTTCCGAAGTTGACCCGGGCAGTGCCATCGTCCTTAGTTGCGATCGTAACGGTCGCGGCGCTGGTGATCGGCTTCGGCATCCACACGCGCTCCGTCGGCGACATCTCCTCCATCAGTGGCGCCTTCCCGCCTTTCCATATCGCCTCCGTGCCGTTCACATGGGAAACGTTGATGATCGTGCTTCCCTACGCGGTCATCGTCGCGGGCGTGGGCCTGATCGAAAGCCTGCTCACGTTGAACCTGATCGATGAGATCACCGGCACGCGCGGCCGCAGCAACAAGGAGTGCGTGGCTCAGGGCGCGGCCAACATGCTCAGCGGCTTCTTCAGCGGCATGGGCGGCTGCGCGATGATCGGCCAGAGCCTGATCAACATCAGCAGCGGTGCTCGGGCAAGGCTGAGCGGGATCACGGCATCGGTGATGCTCCTGGTGTTCGTGATGTTCGGCGCACCCTTGATCGAACGCCTGCCCATGGCGGCATTGGTTGGCGTAATGTTCATGGTGGCCATCGGCACCTTCGAGTGGACCAGCCTGCGCACTTTCGGCCGTATGCCGCGGCACGACGTCTTTGTGATGGTGACCGTGGCCGCCATCACCGTGGTGTTCCACAACCTTGCCGTCGCGGTACTGATCGGCGTGGTGATCTCCGCGCTGGTGTTCGCGTGGGAGAACGCCAAACGCATCCGCGCCCGCAAGCATGTGGACGAGCATGGCGTGAAGCACTATGCCATCTATGGGCCGCTCTTCTTCGGCAGCATACAAGCGTTCAATGAAAAATTCGATGTGCCGAACGACCCGGATGAGGTGGTGATCGACTTCGCCGAGAGCCGCGTGGCGGACATGAGCGCGATCGAGGCGCTGAACCGCATCACCGAGCGCTACCGTTCCGCAGGGAAGAAGGTCCACCTGCGCCACCTGAGCGATGACTGCAAGCAATTGTTGCGCAACGCCGGGGACGTGATCGACGTGAACATTGTAGAGGACCCGCGCTACAAAGTGGCGGTGGACCGGCTTGGTTGA
- a CDS encoding HAD-IB family hydrolase, which translates to MSTLALFDLDGTLTRGDTMLAFIRARSGPWKYLWMLIPAAVVHALGRIRILPADAGKRRLMRAAFAGVATGDVVRDAERFAKDKMPVLIREGAMECLRWHVAEGHRTIIVSASCDVWLVPWCAAEALELIATGLEERGGRYTGELSTSNCNGEEKVRRLRKILDPARYEHIYAYGDTPSDRPMLALATNPRYKPFHQIDHDRTEPLLAQEGAAKASIRPKGLVAVAFGLALVATLLIAKASKPITEAEATGNYEYVPEIFPRHGDWPDEIRFLPHHQVRLEDSDGTVRFEGPWHWDEKVHALRLDDPAWDRRVRWVHGWGGPVLEVASPVGKGLFQVLTFKRME; encoded by the coding sequence GTGAGCACACTGGCGCTCTTCGATCTGGACGGCACCTTAACACGTGGTGACACCATGCTGGCGTTCATCCGGGCCCGATCGGGGCCTTGGAAGTACCTGTGGATGCTGATACCCGCAGCGGTCGTCCATGCGCTGGGGCGGATCCGCATACTGCCTGCCGACGCGGGCAAGAGGCGATTGATGAGGGCGGCTTTCGCGGGGGTGGCAACGGGCGATGTGGTACGGGACGCCGAACGATTTGCCAAGGATAAAATGCCGGTCTTGATCCGTGAAGGGGCGATGGAATGCCTGCGTTGGCACGTGGCGGAAGGCCATCGCACCATCATTGTCAGCGCTTCATGTGACGTCTGGCTGGTGCCGTGGTGCGCTGCGGAAGCATTGGAACTGATCGCCACCGGGCTGGAGGAGAGGGGCGGCCGCTACACCGGTGAATTGTCCACCTCCAATTGCAATGGCGAGGAGAAAGTGCGTCGCTTGCGCAAGATCCTGGACCCGGCACGGTACGAACACATTTACGCCTATGGCGACACGCCTTCGGACCGGCCGATGCTGGCGTTGGCCACAAACCCACGGTATAAACCGTTCCACCAGATAGACCATGACAGGACGGAGCCGTTATTGGCACAGGAAGGTGCCGCAAAGGCGTCCATCCGTCCAAAGGGTCTGGTCGCTGTGGCATTTGGGCTGGCGCTGGTGGCGACGTTGCTTATCGCAAAGGCGTCGAAGCCCATTACGGAGGCGGAGGCCACCGGAAACTATGAGTACGTGCCGGAAATTTTCCCAAGGCATGGTGATTGGCCCGATGAGATCCGGTTCCTGCCCCACCACCAAGTGAGATTGGAGGACAGTGATGGTACCGTCCGTTTTGAAGGACCTTGGCATTGGGACGAAAAGGTACATGCACTCCGGCTCGACGATCCGGCTTGGGACCGGCGGGTGCGGTGGGTGCATGGTTGGGGAGGACCCGTGCTGGAAGTGGCCTCACCGGTGGGAAAGGGCCTGTTCCAGGTCCTCACATTCAAGCGCATGGAATGA
- a CDS encoding SDR family oxidoreductase, whose amino-acid sequence MHIENGRFSNWGNYPVRTSTSYAVESAEEVQALLREGGQWTPRGNGRSYGDASLGARMLDGRSLPPVFELDADRGTVNCGAGMLLDELLLRIVPEGFFLPVSPGTRLITVGGAIAADIHGKNHHCDGSFSAHVLEMHIVTGDGEMVICSSERNGELYWATIGGMGLTGMIVSATIALKRITSAYIRQRSIKCKNLSDLFAAFEEHADATYSVAWIDLLARGKKLGRGVLLLGEHEPVERLPAKLRRDPLKVHSKAKVGVPFFFPAFALSNLTVRVFNELFYGKHGSGARESMVHYGPYFHPLDAVGQWNRIYGRRGFLQYQVVVPLKGGEAHMRTIIEELSNARVASFLAVLKRFGPGNDRSPMSFPMEGYTLALDIPRSARVFAVLDRIDAMVAEAGGRIYLAKDARMSGSTLRATYAGLSGFQRTVAKEGQGHFTSSLAERMALQSNQMETPHFDPKAVLILGATSDIAAAMADRFAREGRMLILAGRDMDRLRGMAEELGRKHGAVCVPLAFDATRTEGHRAFYEGLDPRPGSVVCAFGELPDQIKAQEDPALALRSIMVNYAGAVSILELAAADLEGRGTGHVVGISSVAGDRGRASNYIYGSAKAGFTTYLSGLRHRLFKSGVQVLTVKPGFVRTRMTEGLPLPAPLTATADQAAAAIIKAMRRKRNTVYVLGRWRCVMAVVRNLPEFIFKRTKL is encoded by the coding sequence ATGCACATTGAGAACGGACGTTTCAGCAATTGGGGCAATTATCCCGTGCGCACCAGCACTTCCTACGCGGTGGAGAGCGCCGAGGAAGTGCAGGCCCTGCTGCGGGAAGGTGGCCAGTGGACCCCGCGCGGCAACGGCCGCAGTTATGGCGACGCCTCCTTGGGCGCACGCATGTTGGACGGGCGATCCCTGCCTCCCGTCTTCGAACTGGACGCCGACAGGGGCACGGTGAACTGCGGCGCCGGCATGTTGTTGGACGAGCTGCTGCTACGGATCGTGCCCGAGGGCTTTTTCCTTCCGGTCTCGCCGGGCACACGGCTGATCACCGTGGGCGGGGCCATCGCGGCGGACATACACGGCAAGAACCACCATTGCGACGGAAGTTTCTCCGCCCATGTGCTGGAAATGCACATCGTCACCGGCGATGGTGAAATGGTCATCTGCTCATCGGAGCGGAACGGGGAATTGTATTGGGCCACGATCGGCGGGATGGGATTGACGGGCATGATCGTCAGTGCCACCATTGCCCTCAAGCGCATCACCTCGGCCTACATCCGCCAGCGCAGCATCAAGTGCAAAAACCTGTCGGACCTCTTCGCGGCTTTCGAGGAACACGCGGATGCAACCTATAGCGTGGCCTGGATCGACCTGCTGGCCCGGGGCAAAAAGCTGGGACGGGGCGTCCTGCTGCTCGGGGAGCACGAACCCGTGGAGCGCCTTCCCGCCAAGCTGCGGCGCGATCCATTAAAAGTGCATTCAAAGGCAAAAGTGGGCGTACCTTTTTTTTTCCCGGCTTTTGCGCTCTCGAACTTAACTGTGCGGGTCTTTAACGAACTGTTCTATGGCAAGCACGGTAGCGGCGCGCGGGAAAGCATGGTGCATTACGGCCCCTACTTCCATCCGCTTGATGCCGTCGGCCAATGGAACCGGATCTATGGCAGGCGGGGATTCCTGCAATACCAAGTAGTGGTCCCGCTGAAAGGGGGCGAGGCACACATGCGAACGATCATCGAGGAGCTGTCCAATGCGCGCGTGGCCAGCTTTCTCGCAGTGCTGAAGCGCTTTGGCCCCGGCAATGACAGGTCGCCCATGAGCTTCCCCATGGAAGGCTATACTTTGGCGTTGGACATCCCGCGTTCGGCGCGGGTATTCGCCGTGCTGGACCGCATCGATGCGATGGTAGCGGAAGCGGGCGGGCGGATCTACTTGGCCAAGGACGCCCGCATGTCCGGCAGCACACTTCGTGCTACCTATGCCGGGCTATCCGGTTTCCAGCGTACAGTGGCCAAAGAGGGGCAGGGACACTTCACCTCCTCCCTTGCCGAGCGCATGGCCTTGCAAAGTAACCAGATGGAAACCCCCCACTTCGATCCCAAAGCGGTGCTGATCCTGGGTGCCACATCGGACATCGCCGCCGCCATGGCCGACCGGTTCGCCCGCGAGGGCCGGATGCTGATCCTCGCCGGCCGAGACATGGACCGCCTGCGCGGCATGGCCGAAGAACTCGGCCGAAAACACGGCGCCGTGTGTGTGCCTTTGGCGTTCGACGCCACACGGACGGAGGGGCATCGCGCATTTTACGAAGGCCTGGACCCCAGACCGGGGTCGGTGGTATGCGCCTTCGGTGAGCTGCCGGACCAAATAAAAGCCCAAGAAGACCCCGCGCTTGCCTTGCGGTCCATCATGGTGAACTATGCCGGCGCGGTGAGCATTCTGGAGCTTGCCGCGGCCGATCTTGAAGGCCGTGGCACAGGACATGTCGTTGGCATTTCCTCCGTGGCGGGCGACCGTGGGCGGGCGAGCAATTACATCTATGGCAGCGCCAAGGCAGGCTTCACGACCTATCTCAGCGGACTGCGCCACCGCCTGTTCAAGTCGGGCGTTCAGGTGCTTACGGTAAAACCGGGCTTTGTGCGAACGCGAATGACCGAGGGCCTTCCCCTGCCCGCGCCGTTGACGGCCACCGCCGACCAGGCCGCTGCAGCCATCATCAAGGCGATGCGCCGCAAGCGGAACACGGTGTACGTGTTGGGACGCTGGCGTTGCGTGATGGCCGTGGTGCGCAACCTGCCCGAGTTCATCTTCAAACGGACCAAACTGTGA